A genomic region of Elephas maximus indicus isolate mEleMax1 chromosome 10, mEleMax1 primary haplotype, whole genome shotgun sequence contains the following coding sequences:
- the PLA2G4F gene encoding cytosolic phospholipase A2 zeta isoform X3 → MRGNKLLTPGCTAQSPAFPPQDTPVSLHRGLSHVEDPGTVDSHRPLFPQAQPCLRIQGTLGEHGTALHREYGHRHIRLAVPGAYEKPQLLPLQPAVELGFPPTFTFHVNPVLSSRLDVELGEKLTILQSGPSAELESQASNLGEGSILLSSLPLGQEEQCFVALGEGQEVALSVKAEMSSGDLDLRLGFDLCDGEQEFLDKRKQVVSKGLQQVLGLSGAPDSDQVPVVAVLGSGGGTRAMSSLYGSLAGLQELGFLDTVTYLSGVSGSTWCMSTLYSDPAWSHVALQGPMERAQARVCSSKMGAVSTERLQYYAQELGARESSGHSVSLIDLWGLLVEYFLYQEENPAKLSDQQEAVSQGQNPYPIYASVNVRTNISGEDFAEWCEFTPYEVGFPKYGAYVPTELFGSEFFMGRLMWSRPEPRICYLQGMWGSAFAASLNEIFLKTTGSGLSFLDSYRGSVNIMDDSQKLWLHDSSQLHTRLFTPQGPFSRAVLDLFTSRFTSAENFNFTRGLCLHKDYVACREFMAWKDSHPDAFPNQLTPMRDCLCLVDGGFAINSPFPLALLPQRAVDLILSFDYSLDAPFEVLQMTEKYCLDRGIPFPKIAVCPGDLEEPRECYLFTNAEDPRSPIVLHFPLVNHSFRTHLAPGVERQTAEEKAFGDFVVNGPDTPYGMMNFTYEPQVFARLVALSRYNVLNNAETVRHALQLALDRRQQAGERAGG, encoded by the exons GCCATCGGCACATCCGGCTGGCAGTGCCTGGCGCCTACGAGAAGCCACAGCTCTTGCCTCTGCAGCCTGCTGTGGAGCTGGGCTTCCCGCCCACTTTTACCTTCCACGTGAACCCAGTGCTAAGCTCCAGGCTGGATGTGGAGCTGGGAGAGAAGCTCACCATCCTGCAG AGCGGCCCGAGTGCTGAGCTGGAGTCCCAGGCCAGCAACCTGGGCGAGGGGAGTATCCTGCTCTCCTCTTTGCCCCTAGGCCAGGAGGAGCAGTGCTTCGTGGCCCTGGGGGAG GGCCAGGAGGTGGCGCTGAGTGTGAAGGCAGAAATGAG CTCTGGGGACCTTGACCTGCGCCTTGGCTTTGACCTCTGTGACGGGGAGCAGGAGTTTCTGGACAAGAGGAAGCAGGTGGTGTCCAAGGGCCTGCAGCAGGTGCTGGGACTCAGTGGGGCTCCAGACAGTGACCAG GTGCCTGTGGTGGCTGTGCTGGGTTCCGGGGGTGGAACACGAGCCATGTCTTCCCTGTACGGCAGCCTGgcagggctgcaggagctgggCTTCCTGGACACTGTAACCTACCTCAGTGGTGTCTCTGGGTCCACCTG GTGCATGTCCACCCTCTACAGTGACCCAGCCTGGTCCCACGTGGCCTTGCAGGGCCCCATGGAGCGTGCCCAGGCCCGAGTCTGCAGCAGCAAGATGGGGGCAGTGTCCACAGAGCGGCTGCAGTACTACGCCCAGGAACTGGGAGCCCGTGAAAGCAGCGGCCACAGCGTTTCCCTCATCGACCTGTGGGGCCTCCTTGTGGAGTATTTCCTGTACCAGGAG GAAAACCCGGCCAAGCTGTCTGACCAGCAGGAGGCAGTCAGCCAGGGTCAGAACCCTTACCCCATTTATGCCAGTGTCAACGTCCGCACCAACATCAGTGGGGAAGACTTTGCGG AGTGGTGTGAGTTCACCCCTTATGAGGTCGGCTTCCCCAAGTATGGGGCTTATGTCCCCACTGAACTCTTCGGCTCTGAGTTCTTCATGGGGCGGCTGATGTGGTCCCGTCCAGAGCCCCGGATCTGCTACCTGCAGG GTATGTGGGGCAGCGCCTTTGCGGCCAGCCTGAATGAGATCTTCCTGAAGACCACCGGCTCCGGCCTCAGCTTCCTAGACTCGTACAGGGGCAGCGTAAACATCATGG ATGACTCGCAGAAGCTCTGGCTGCACGACTCCTCCCAGTTGCACACAAGGCTCTTCACCCCCCAGGGGCCCTTCTCCCGGGCTGTCCTGGACTTGTTTACCTCCCGCTTTACCTCTGCGGAGAACTTTAACTTCACCCGGGGCCTCTGCCTACACAAGGACTATGTGGCTTGCAGGGAGTTCATGGCCTGGAAAG ACTCACACCCAGATGCCTTCCCGAACCAGCTCACCCCCATGAGGGACTGCCTGTGCCTGGTGGATGGGGGGTTTGCCATCAACTCTCCATTCCCACTGGCTTTACTGCCTCAGAGGGCTGTGGACCTCATCCTGTCCTTTGACTACTCCTTGGATGCTCCTTTTGAG GTCTTACAGATGACAGAGAAGTACTGCCTGGACCGGGGAATCCCCTTCCCCAAGATCGCAGTGTGTCCGGGGGACTTGGAGGAACCCCGCGAGTGCTATTTGTTTACTAATGCTGAGGACCCCCGCTCACCCATTGTGTTGCACTTCCCCCTCGTCAACCACAGCTTTCGCACACACCTGGCCCCAG GTGTGGAGCGGCAAACAGCTGAGGAGAAGGCCTTCGGGGACTTTGTCGTCAACGGGCCAGACACCCCCTATGGCATGATGAACTTTACCTATGAGCCCCAGGTGTTTGCTCGGCTGGTGGCCCTGAGTCGATACAATGTTCTGAACAATGCAGAGACCGTGAGGCATGCTCTCCAGCTGGCTCTGGACCGGCGGCAGCAGGCTGGGGAGAGGGCTGGGGGCTGA